A portion of the Camelus ferus isolate YT-003-E chromosome 16, BCGSAC_Cfer_1.0, whole genome shotgun sequence genome contains these proteins:
- the SLC25A11 gene encoding mitochondrial 2-oxoglutarate/malate carrier protein isoform X2: MGATVFVQPLDLVKNRMQLSGEGAKTREYKTSFHALTSILRAEGLRGIYTGLSAGLLRQATYTTTRLGIYTVLFERLTGADGTPPGFLLKAVIGMTAGATGAFVGTPAEVALIRMTADGRLPADQRRGYKNVFNALIRIVREEGVPTLWRGCIPTMARAVVVNAAQLASYSQSKQFLLDSGYFSDNILCHFCASMISGLVTTAASMPVDIAKTRIQNMRMIDGKPEYKNGLDVLVKVVRYEGFFSLWKGFTPYYARLGPHTVLTFIFLEQMNKAYKRLFLSG, encoded by the exons ATGGGAGCTACAGTTTTTGTGCAGCCCCTGGACCTGGTGAAGAATCGGATGCAGCTGAGCGGGGAAGGAGCCAAGACACGAGAGTACAAAACCAGCTTCCATGCCCTCACCAGTATCCTGAGAGCAGAAGGGCTGAGGGGCATTTACACCGG GCTGTCAGCTGGCCTGCTGCGCCAGGCCACCTACACCACTACTCGCCTTGGTATCTATACCGTGCTGTTTGAGCGCCTGACTGGGGCTGATGGTACACCCCCTGGTTTTCTGCTGAAGGCCGTGATAGGCATGACTGCAGGTGCAACTGGCGCCTTTGTGGGAACACCAGCTGAGGTGGCTCTTATCCGCATGACTGCTGATGGCCG GCTTCCAGCTGACCAGCGCCGTGGCTACAAAAACGTGTTTAATGCCCTGATCCGAATTGTCCGGGAAGAAGGCGTCCCCACCCTATGGAGG GGCTGTATCCCTACCATGGCTCGGGCCGTCGTCGTCAATGCTGCCCAGCTCGCCTCCTACTCCCAGTCCAAGCAGTTTTTACTGGACTCAG gctaCTTCTCTGACAACATCCTGTGCCACTTCTGTGCCAGCATGATCAGCGGCCTGGTCACCACTGCCGCCTCCATGCCCGTGGACATTGCCAAGACCCG GATCCAGAACATGCGAATGATTGACGGGAAGCCGGAATACAAGAATGGGCTG GACGTGCTGGTGAAGGTTGTTCGCTACGAGGGCTTCTTCAGCCTGTGGAAGGGCTTTACACCGTACTATGCCCGCCTGGGCCCCCACACCGTCCTCACCTTCATCTTCTTGGAGCAGATGAACAAGGCCTACAAGCGTCTCTTCCTCAGTGGCTGA
- the GP1BA gene encoding platelet glycoprotein Ib alpha chain produces the protein MPLLFLLLLLPSPSHPSNICEVSIVAKRMELNCDNLGLKAPPPDLPAETAILHLGENSLGTFSTASLVSLTSLTQLHLSRSQVTSLEVDGKLPQLETLTISHNKLRSLPSLGQALPALATLDVSFNELISLSPGALEGLTHLHELSLRGNNLTTLPPELLATTSQLQKLNLADNRLSELPPGFLHGLDELHTLYLQGNLLRTIPKGFLRAPMLSFTFFHDNPWFCDCGILHFSHWLRMNSQSVYLWKEGVDAQAMTPNVESVQCDHPHNMAVSAYMGKGCTASGDQLDYDEDYENDSVTSTRAAVQSFTTSEAQPTHWDPFHSVLTTSLRGQAPSWLPSKIKTTLPAITGPIFSTTLKPTTEPSTTPTPPEPPTTPKPTTQTTSEPTTFSTSVEFISVSATLEPTTTLISEYANSLKILRVVQGTLDGSQNDPFLISDFCCLFPLGFYILGLLWLLFASGVLIVLLTWVWCGAPQALATATQTTHLELQRGRQVMVPHAWLLFFRGSLPTFRSSLFLWVRPNGRVGPLLVGRRPSALSLGRGQDLLGTVGVRYSGHSL, from the coding sequence ATGCCTCTcctctttctgctgcttctgctgccaaGCCCTTCACACCCCAGTAACATCTGTGAGGTCTCCATAGTGGCCAAGCGGATGGAATTGAACTGTGATAACCTAGGCCTGAAGGCGCCGCCTCCGGATCTGCCGGCAGAAACTGCCATCCTGCACTTGGGAGAGAACTCTCTGGGCACTTTCTCCACTGCCTCCCTGGTGTCGCTGACTTCCCTCACTCAGCTGCACCTGAGTAGGAGCCAGGTGACCAGCCTGGAGGTCGACGGGAAGCTGCCACAGCTGGAGACCCTGACCATCTCCCACAATAAGCTGAGAAGCCTGCCCTCGCTGGGACAGGCACTGCCAGCACTTGCTACCCTGGACGTGTCCTTCAACGAGCTGATCTCCTTGTCTCCCGGGGCCCTGGAGGGCCTGACCCACCTCCACGAGCTCTCCCTGCGTGGCAACAATCTGACAACTCTGCCCCCCGAGCTTCTGGCGACCACCAGCCAGCTGCAGAAGCTCAACCTGGCGGACAACAGGCTGAGTGAGCTGCCCCCTGGGTTCCTCCATGGGCTGGACGAGCTCCACACCCTCTACCTCCAGGGGAACTTGCTGCGCACCATCCCCAAGGGCTTCCTTAGGGCCCCCATGctgtcttttacttttttccacgACAACCCCTGGTTCTGCGACTGCGGGATCCTCCATTTTAGCCACTGGCTGAGGATGAACAGTCAGAGCGTCTACTTATGGAAGGAGGGTGTGGACGCCCAGGCCATGACCCCCAATGTGGAGAGTGTGCAATGTGACCATCCGCACAACATGGCTGTCTCCGCGTACATGGGGAAGGGCTGCACCGCCAGTGGGGACCAGCTGGACTACGACGAGGACTATGAGAACGACAGTGTGACTTCCACAAGAGCTGCGGTCCAGTCCTTTACCACCAGCGAAGCCCAGCCAACCCACTGGGACCCATTTCACTCAGTACTTACCACCTCTCTGAGAGGCCAAGCACCCTCCTGGCTTCCAAGTAAGATAAAGACCACACTCCCAGCTATCACAGGACCCATCTTCTCTACAACCCTGAAACCCACTACTGAgccctccaccacccccacccccccagagccccccaccaccccaaaaCCCACAACTCAAACCACCTCAGAACCAACCACATTCTCAACCTCTGTGGAATTCATTTCAGTCTCTGCCACCTTAGAACCCACCACAACACTCATCTCTGAGTATGCCAACTCCCTGAAGATCCTCAGGGTGGTTCAAGGGACTCTGGATGGCTCCCAAAATGacccttttctcatttctgactTTTGCTGCCTCTTCCCCTTGGGCTTTTACATCTTGGGTCTCCTCTGGCTCCTGTTTGCCTCTGGGGTCCTCATCGTGCTGCTGACCTGGGTCTGGTGCGGGGCACCGCAGGCCCTGGCCACAGCCACGCAGACCACGCACCTGGAGCTGCAGAGGGGAAGGCAAGTGATGGTGCCCCACGCCTGGCTGCTTTTCTTCCGAGGCTCACTTCCCACTTTCCGCTCTAGCCTTTTCTTGTGGGTGCGACCTAATGGTCGGGTGGGGCCTCTGCTGGTGGGACGGCGGCCCTCGGCCCTGAGTTTGGGTCGCGGTCAGGACCTGCTGGGTACGGTGGGCGTTAGGTACTCTGGCCACAGCCTCTGA
- the SLC25A11 gene encoding mitochondrial 2-oxoglutarate/malate carrier protein isoform X1: MAATASPAAGGMDGKPRTSPKSVKFLFGGLAGMGATVFVQPLDLVKNRMQLSGEGAKTREYKTSFHALTSILRAEGLRGIYTGLSAGLLRQATYTTTRLGIYTVLFERLTGADGTPPGFLLKAVIGMTAGATGAFVGTPAEVALIRMTADGRLPADQRRGYKNVFNALIRIVREEGVPTLWRGCIPTMARAVVVNAAQLASYSQSKQFLLDSGYFSDNILCHFCASMISGLVTTAASMPVDIAKTRIQNMRMIDGKPEYKNGLDVLVKVVRYEGFFSLWKGFTPYYARLGPHTVLTFIFLEQMNKAYKRLFLSG; the protein is encoded by the exons ATGGCGGCGACGGCGAGTCCCGCGGCTGGAGGGATGGACGGGAAGCCCCGTACCTCCCCTAAGTCGGTCAAGTTCCTGTTTGGGGGCCTGGCAGG GATGGGAGCTACAGTTTTTGTGCAGCCCCTGGACCTGGTGAAGAATCGGATGCAGCTGAGCGGGGAAGGAGCCAAGACACGAGAGTACAAAACCAGCTTCCATGCCCTCACCAGTATCCTGAGAGCAGAAGGGCTGAGGGGCATTTACACCGG GCTGTCAGCTGGCCTGCTGCGCCAGGCCACCTACACCACTACTCGCCTTGGTATCTATACCGTGCTGTTTGAGCGCCTGACTGGGGCTGATGGTACACCCCCTGGTTTTCTGCTGAAGGCCGTGATAGGCATGACTGCAGGTGCAACTGGCGCCTTTGTGGGAACACCAGCTGAGGTGGCTCTTATCCGCATGACTGCTGATGGCCG GCTTCCAGCTGACCAGCGCCGTGGCTACAAAAACGTGTTTAATGCCCTGATCCGAATTGTCCGGGAAGAAGGCGTCCCCACCCTATGGAGG GGCTGTATCCCTACCATGGCTCGGGCCGTCGTCGTCAATGCTGCCCAGCTCGCCTCCTACTCCCAGTCCAAGCAGTTTTTACTGGACTCAG gctaCTTCTCTGACAACATCCTGTGCCACTTCTGTGCCAGCATGATCAGCGGCCTGGTCACCACTGCCGCCTCCATGCCCGTGGACATTGCCAAGACCCG GATCCAGAACATGCGAATGATTGACGGGAAGCCGGAATACAAGAATGGGCTG GACGTGCTGGTGAAGGTTGTTCGCTACGAGGGCTTCTTCAGCCTGTGGAAGGGCTTTACACCGTACTATGCCCGCCTGGGCCCCCACACCGTCCTCACCTTCATCTTCTTGGAGCAGATGAACAAGGCCTACAAGCGTCTCTTCCTCAGTGGCTGA